In Pseudomonas flavescens, the sequence CATCGAAGGTGAACTCGTCGAAGATCTTCTGCATCAGCACGCGCACCGAGAGCAGCAGCGGCTGCTCGGGCAGGAAGCAATCGTCGGCGAACAGGCTGAAGGCGCGCTTCAGACGCACGTAGGGTGACTGGAAACGGTAGCGGGTAGCGTCCAGCAACTGCGCATCCCACGGCTGCCCCCGATACCCCAGAGCCTCACAGGCGGATTCCCAAGACGGCGAGTCCTGCAGATCGAGATACGCCCGCGGCAGCACTTCGACATTCAGTCTGGCGCAGACCTTAAGCGCGTCGTGGGGCCGCTCGAAGGCCAGGCGGGTCAACGGATTGCCGAATACATCGACGATATCGTGGCGCTGACAGGGCTGCGGGGTGATCTGCAGATGGCGCTCCTCGCAGCGCTGCCAGGCACAGTCACGCGGCCACAGGTGGGCCAGCTGCTGGGCCAGGGACACTGGCGAGGCATAACGATAATGGGTGTCGTGCAACACCTGATAACGAGCACTCATGACGACCGGGTTCCCTGACTGGCGGCAACGTGCACGAAAAAGCGCAGGCCCAGTTCATCCGATGCCTGGCCGGATGCCTGGCCGATGGCCTCGAGCAGATCGGCCAGGCCATCGAGTACCGCGCGAACGCCACGGGCGCCGAACAGCGGATTTTCCAGGCTGCGCAGGTCGACGGCGCTCAATTGCCGCTCGAGCCGTGACAGTGCCGGCGCCTCGGGCAGATGGAAGCGTTCGGCCAGGCGCTCCAGGGAGCGCAACAGCGTGCGCACCTGGAACAGCACCGCGTGGGGGTTCTGCTCATCGAGCAGCAGCAGGTCGAGTACCGGAATCAGCTGTGCCGAGGCCATGTAGCGCGTGCGGTAGGTGATGCTGCTGTTACCCAGTTCCAGCAACCACTCGAGTGCCGACTGATCATCCGGCTTGCTGCTGCGCAGGAAGCCGCCGACGCTGTCACAGAGAAACTGCAGGCGTTCGATGCAGCGGCCGATCATCAGGAAACGCCAGCCATCGTCACGGGTCATGTCGTCCAGCGCAAAGCCGGAGAGCGCCGCCAGTGACATCAGCAGGCGATTGAGAAAATCCAGCAACTGGCCAAAATCGCCGCCACGGGCCTCCAGATTCTGCGCATCGCGTTGCAGCTCCACCAGCGCCTGCCAGTTGGCCTGGGAAAGCTTGCCGCGTACGCTGCCGGCGGTCCATTGCAGGCGTTGCAGATTGATGCGCAGGCTGGCTGGCCATTCGGCACCGAGCACCGCCTCCAGCAGCCGGGCATCCAGAGCGCCGTGCTCCTCATCGGGCAACAGGCCGAGGCTTTCGCCAAGATCCAGCGCCGCCTCCAGAGCCTGCGGGTCATCATCGTCATCGACGTAACGACCGAGCATGATGCGCAGCAGCCGCGCGCTGTCCTCACAGCGCTCGCTGTAGCGACCGAACCAGAACAGGTTTTCCACCACCCGTGACGGCAGATAGGGGTCGCTGCGCACCAGATCGGCTGCGCCCAGCGGGCGCATACCCTGCCACGGTTCACCGGGGCCGTGGCGCTCGCCGAGCACCCAGGTGTCCTTGCTGGCACCGCCACGCTGCATCGACACCACCTCGGCGTCGGCTTCTGCGGCCACGCGGGTCAAGCCGCCCGCCATCACCCGGTAGCCGTCGGCACTGGCCACGGCGAACACGCGCATGCCGATGGCGCGGGATTGCAGCTTGCCCTCCCCCTGCCAGACCGGCGCCTGGGACAGTTGCGCCAGCGCCTGAGCGACATAGGCATAAGGGCGCAGCCGCAGCCTTGCAGTCAGCTCGGCACGCTGCGCGGCATCCAGATCACGGCCGAATACCGGGGTGAAGCTCTGCGATGGGAAGCTCGGCCGGATAAGCAGCTCGGGGAGTTTTTCCAGGGCTTGCTCCAATACCGGTGGCTCGCCGCACCACCAACTGGCGATGCTCGGCAGCAGCAGCGGCTCACCCAGCAGCTTCTCGCTGATCGCCGGCAGAAAGCCTGGCAGCCCGGGCGCTTCCAGCACACCGCTACCGAGCGCGTTGGCGACCAGCACGCGGCCCTGACGCACCGCCTCCAACAGGCCGGGCACGCCCAGTGCGGAGTCGGTACGCAGTTCGAGGGGGTCGCAGAAATCGTCGTCGAGACGGCGCAGCACCGCATGTACGCGGCGCAACCCCGCCAGGGTCTTGAGGTACAGGGTGGCGTCGCGCACGGTCAGGTCGCTGCCTTCGACCAGCGGATAACCGAGCTGACGGGCCAGGTACAGGTGTTCGAAATAGCTCTCGTTGAATCGCCCGGGTGTCAGCACCACCACCAGCGGCGTCTCGCCATCGGCGGGCGCCTGACGCGCCAGGGTGTCCTGCAGGGTGCGGAAGAACCCCGCCAGGTACTGCACGCCCAGGTCCCGGTACAGCTCGGGGAAGGCGCGGGAAACGATTTGCCGGTTTTCCAGGGCGTAGCCCGCCCCGGAGGGCGCCTGGGTACGATCGGCCGTGACCCACCAGCGGCCATCGGGCGCCCGCGCCAGGTCCACGGCATACACATGCAGGAAGGTACCGCCTGGCGGCTGCAAGCCCTGGCAGGGCCAGAGAAAGTTCTCGTGGCCGAAGACCAGCTCCGGCGGCAGCAGGCCGTCGGCCAGTAGCTGCTGAGGGCCGTAAAGGTCGGCCAGTACCTTGTCGAGCAACGCCGCACGCTGGGCCACGCCGGCAGCGATGGTCTGCCACTCGGCCGCGGGAATCAGATTGGGCAGCAGGTCCAGTTCCCAGGGGCGATCCGCACCATCGGGATCGGCGTACACGTTGTAGGTAACGCCATTCTCCTGGATCTGTCGGGTCAGCATGGCCTGACGCTGCTGCAGCTGTGCCGGGCGGCTGCGCTGCAGTTGGGTCAGCAGCCTGCGCCAATGCGGGCGAACCTGCCCGCTGGCATCGAGCAGTTCATCGTAGGCCCCATCGTTGGACGGGTAATCGGCGAGCAGATCAGGCATCAATGTCTCGGTGATTCTTGGTGACGTCTTGTCGTTGGCTTAGCGTAGGCGTTGCACGGTGAAAGCATAACCTGCGCCAGTAAAACCCACTCAACATCGCGCGAGCTAGAGCACGGCAAGGGCTTGGCGCCCCCAAAAACAGGCCAGGAAGCGGAGTGTACTGGTGTACATGCGCACTCCTGAGCTGTTTTTAACGCCGCAGCGTCGGCGCGCAGCCGACGTTGCGCAGGTTCTCAGATGCGGCGCAGATCCAGGGTCGTTGGCAACTCCTGATTACTGCTTGGCGTCAGCGCAGCCCGTTTACCCGGGCTATGCCCAAGGCGGAAGAAGCGTGCCAGGCGCCGGCTTTCCGCCTCATAGGCGTTCACCGGCAGGCTGTCATAGTTTCGCCCACCGGGATGGGCGACATGATACTGGCATCCGCCGATGGAGCGGTTCATCCAGGTATCCACCAGGTCGAAAATCAGCGGCGCATGCACGCCGATGGTCGGCTGCAGACAGGCCGCGGGCTGCCAGGCACGGAAGCGCACCCCGGCGACGAACTCACCGACCTTGCCGGTCGCTCGCAGCGGGACCGGCACGCCATTGCAGGTCAACACGTAACGATCCGGGGTCAGGCCATTGACCTTGACCTGCATCCGCTCGAGGGACGAGTCGACATAACGCACCGTACCGCCCACCGCGCCCTCTTCGCCCAGCACATGCCAGGGCTCCAGCGCCTGACGCAGCTCCAGATCGATGCCCTTGACGTTGAAGTCGCCGGCCTTGGGGAAGCGAAACTCGAAATGCGGTGCGAACCAGTCGGCGCGCAGGCGGTAACCGAAGGTGGTCAGTTCCTGCAGCACATCGGCAAAATCCTGCTCGACGAAGTGCGACAGCAAGAAGCGGTCATGCAGTTCGGTACCCCAGCGCACCAGGCGTGCGGGCCGGTAAGGCTCCTTCCAGAACCGCGCGATCAGCGCCCGCAGCAACAACTGCTGGGCCAGGCTCATCTGCGCGTGCGGCGGCATTTCGAAGGCACGCAGCTCGAGCAGACCAAGACGCCCGGAGGCCGAATCCGGGGAATACAACTTGTCGATGCAGAACTCGGCACGGTGGGTATTGCCGGAGACATCGACCAGCAGATTGCGCAGCAGGCGGTCGACCAGCCACGGCGGGCACTCGCGACCGGGCTCGGGCATCTGTGCGAAGGCGATTTCCAGCTCGTAGAGGGCATCGTTGCGCGCCTCGTCGACCCGGGGCGCCTGGGAGGTCGGACCGATGAACAACCCGGAGAACAAATAGGACAACGACGGGTGATTGTGCCAGTAGCTGATCAGGCTGCGCAGCAGATCGGGGCGGCGCAGGAAGGGCGAATCCACAGGTGTGGCGCCACCGAGAACGAAGTGGTTGCCGCCGCCGGTACCGGTGTGGCGGCCATCGATCATGAACTTCTCGCTGCTCAGGCGGCACTGACGCGCCTGTTCATAGAGGAACTCGGTGCGTTCGACCAGCTCGTCCCAACTGGCCGCCGGGTGGATATTCACCTCGATCACGCCAGGGTCCGGGGTCACCCGGAAGAACTGCAGTCGCGGGTCGTTAGGCGGCTCGTACCCCTCGAGGAGCACCGGGCAATCCAGTTCGGCAGCGGTGTCCTCGATGGCGGCGGCCAGCTCCAGATAATCCTCGAGGTCACTCAGCGGCGGCATGAACAGGTACAGCCGGCCATCGCGAGGCTCGGCGCACAATGCCGTGCGCACCACGTCGGCTGCCGACTGACCGCGTTTGGGTTTGGCTGGCGCATTGCCTCGGCTGCCATTCCAGACGCCGCGCGCCTGGTACTGCAACTCGGCGGAGGCCGGCAGCGGCGCGAACACCTGAGACGGGTCCGCTGGCGTCACGTAGGGGAATTCCTCGGCTTTGACCCAGGGCAGGGAATCCAGCGGCAGGCGATAGCCCAGGGCCGAATCGCCGGGTACCAGACGGCAATACTCATCGCGCAGGTACCAGGAGCCACTGCGCCAGCCAGCACGGCGGGTATCGCGGGCCAGCGGCAGGACATGCCCGATCACCCGATCGAGGCCCTGCTCGAATACCCGGCGCAGGCGCTCGCGCTCCAGTGGGTCGGCCAGGCGGGCGTCTTCAGGAGAAACGTTGTCGGGCAAACGCCCCTCACGCCACAGGTAATAGAGACCGTCTTCGAAAGCCGGAAAGCGGTGAGCCGCATCGACGCCCAGGCGCTCGGCCAGGTTGGCGAGAAAGCGCGCGGCCGTGTCGGCATCGGCGCCATAGTCGCGCCCTTCATCGGCCAGCAGCTCGGCGTTACGCCAGACCGGCTGACCATCGCGGCGCCAGAAGGCATTCAGCGACCAGCGCGGCAGCTGCTCGCCCGGGTACCACTTGCCCTGGCCGAAATGCACCAGGGCAGTTGGCGCGTAGTGCTCACGCAGGCGCAGGAACAGATCCGTGGCCAAACGGCGCTTGTTCGGCCCCAGAGCCGCGGTGTTCCATTCAGCGTCATCCGGGTAATCGAGGGCGACGAAGGTTGGCTCGCCGCCCATGGTCAGGCGTACGTCGGCGGCCTGCAGGTCGTCGTCGACACGGCGGCCCAGGTCGACGATGTCGCGCCATTGGTTGTCGGTGTAGGGTTTGGTGACCCGCGGCGCTTCCCAGATACGCTCCACGCGCATCTCATGGCTGAACTCGCTTTCGCAGTCGTCCACCGCCCCGCTGATCGGCGCTGCCGACGAGGGCTCCGGGCTACAGGCCAGGGGAATGTGACCTTCACCGGCGAACAGCCCGCTGGTGGGGTCGAGGCCGATCCAGCCGGCGCCTGGCAGGTACACTTCGCACCAGGCGTGCAGGTCGGTGAAATCCACCTCGGTGCCCGACGGGCCATCCAGGGATTTGACGTCGGCACTGAGCTGAATCAGATAGCCGGACACGAAACGTGCGGCCAGGCCCAGGTGACGGAACAGCTGGACCAGCAGCCAGGATGAATCACGGCACGAGCCCGAAGCATTGACCAGGGTCTGCTCGGGCGTCTGCACGCCCGGCTCCATGCGGATCAGATAATCGATATCGGCGGCCAGACGCTGATTCAGGGCGACCAGGAAATCCACACTGGCCTTTGGCGTACGGTCGATGCTCGCCAGATACTCGTTGAAGCGCGCCTCGCCCGGCAGCCTGACCAGATACGGCGCCAGCTCGCGCTGCTCGCCGGCGGTGTAGGTCAGGGGAATCTGCTCGGCATAGGGCTCGAGGAAGAAGTCGAACGGGTTGAACACCGCCATCTCGGCGACCAGATCCACCTCGACGCGCAACTCGCGGGTCTTTTCCGGGAATACCAGGCGCGCCAGGTAGTTGCCCTGGGGGTCCTGCTGCCAGTTGATGAAGTGCTCACCCGGCTCCACGCTCAGGGAGTAGGAAAGGATCCGCGTGCGGCTGTGGGGGGCCGGGCGCAAGCGAATGATCTGTGGCCCCAGATTGACGGCACGGTCGTAGCGATAATGAGTAACGTGGTGCAACGCGACATGAATCGACACGGCGGGCCTCCTGCAAGCCTGGGCGATGGAGATAACGGCGCAAGACTTGTGCCAGCGCCGGCCTGAGGCGGCGCAGCGAACAGCTCGGCGAAGACTTGGCCCCAGCATGGGGCATGCCACGCCCCACAACGAACATCACGCACCATAACAGCACCTTAGCCAGCG encodes:
- a CDS encoding transglutaminase family protein, with amino-acid sequence MSARYQVLHDTHYRYASPVSLAQQLAHLWPRDCAWQRCEERHLQITPQPCQRHDIVDVFGNPLTRLAFERPHDALKVCARLNVEVLPRAYLDLQDSPSWESACEALGYRGQPWDAQLLDATRYRFQSPYVRLKRAFSLFADDCFLPEQPLLLSVRVLMQKIFDEFTFDAEATQVATPLLKVLEERRGVCQDFAHLMLACLRSRGLAARYVSGYLLTQPPPGQPRLIGADASHAWVSVYCPRNGWVDFDPTNNILPALEHITLAWGRDFSDVSPLRGVILGGGDHDPEVQVTVMPLPAN
- a CDS encoding circularly permuted type 2 ATP-grasp protein, translating into MPDLLADYPSNDGAYDELLDASGQVRPHWRRLLTQLQRSRPAQLQQRQAMLTRQIQENGVTYNVYADPDGADRPWELDLLPNLIPAAEWQTIAAGVAQRAALLDKVLADLYGPQQLLADGLLPPELVFGHENFLWPCQGLQPPGGTFLHVYAVDLARAPDGRWWVTADRTQAPSGAGYALENRQIVSRAFPELYRDLGVQYLAGFFRTLQDTLARQAPADGETPLVVVLTPGRFNESYFEHLYLARQLGYPLVEGSDLTVRDATLYLKTLAGLRRVHAVLRRLDDDFCDPLELRTDSALGVPGLLEAVRQGRVLVANALGSGVLEAPGLPGFLPAISEKLLGEPLLLPSIASWWCGEPPVLEQALEKLPELLIRPSFPSQSFTPVFGRDLDAAQRAELTARLRLRPYAYVAQALAQLSQAPVWQGEGKLQSRAIGMRVFAVASADGYRVMAGGLTRVAAEADAEVVSMQRGGASKDTWVLGERHGPGEPWQGMRPLGAADLVRSDPYLPSRVVENLFWFGRYSERCEDSARLLRIMLGRYVDDDDDPQALEAALDLGESLGLLPDEEHGALDARLLEAVLGAEWPASLRINLQRLQWTAGSVRGKLSQANWQALVELQRDAQNLEARGGDFGQLLDFLNRLLMSLAALSGFALDDMTRDDGWRFLMIGRCIERLQFLCDSVGGFLRSSKPDDQSALEWLLELGNSSITYRTRYMASAQLIPVLDLLLLDEQNPHAVLFQVRTLLRSLERLAERFHLPEAPALSRLERQLSAVDLRSLENPLFGARGVRAVLDGLADLLEAIGQASGQASDELGLRFFVHVAASQGTRSS
- a CDS encoding transglutaminase family protein, yielding MSIHVALHHVTHYRYDRAVNLGPQIIRLRPAPHSRTRILSYSLSVEPGEHFINWQQDPQGNYLARLVFPEKTRELRVEVDLVAEMAVFNPFDFFLEPYAEQIPLTYTAGEQRELAPYLVRLPGEARFNEYLASIDRTPKASVDFLVALNQRLAADIDYLIRMEPGVQTPEQTLVNASGSCRDSSWLLVQLFRHLGLAARFVSGYLIQLSADVKSLDGPSGTEVDFTDLHAWCEVYLPGAGWIGLDPTSGLFAGEGHIPLACSPEPSSAAPISGAVDDCESEFSHEMRVERIWEAPRVTKPYTDNQWRDIVDLGRRVDDDLQAADVRLTMGGEPTFVALDYPDDAEWNTAALGPNKRRLATDLFLRLREHYAPTALVHFGQGKWYPGEQLPRWSLNAFWRRDGQPVWRNAELLADEGRDYGADADTAARFLANLAERLGVDAAHRFPAFEDGLYYLWREGRLPDNVSPEDARLADPLERERLRRVFEQGLDRVIGHVLPLARDTRRAGWRSGSWYLRDEYCRLVPGDSALGYRLPLDSLPWVKAEEFPYVTPADPSQVFAPLPASAELQYQARGVWNGSRGNAPAKPKRGQSAADVVRTALCAEPRDGRLYLFMPPLSDLEDYLELAAAIEDTAAELDCPVLLEGYEPPNDPRLQFFRVTPDPGVIEVNIHPAASWDELVERTEFLYEQARQCRLSSEKFMIDGRHTGTGGGNHFVLGGATPVDSPFLRRPDLLRSLISYWHNHPSLSYLFSGLFIGPTSQAPRVDEARNDALYELEIAFAQMPEPGRECPPWLVDRLLRNLLVDVSGNTHRAEFCIDKLYSPDSASGRLGLLELRAFEMPPHAQMSLAQQLLLRALIARFWKEPYRPARLVRWGTELHDRFLLSHFVEQDFADVLQELTTFGYRLRADWFAPHFEFRFPKAGDFNVKGIDLELRQALEPWHVLGEEGAVGGTVRYVDSSLERMQVKVNGLTPDRYVLTCNGVPVPLRATGKVGEFVAGVRFRAWQPAACLQPTIGVHAPLIFDLVDTWMNRSIGGCQYHVAHPGGRNYDSLPVNAYEAESRRLARFFRLGHSPGKRAALTPSSNQELPTTLDLRRI